From a single Sparus aurata chromosome 13, fSpaAur1.1, whole genome shotgun sequence genomic region:
- the LOC115594393 gene encoding uncharacterized protein LOC115594393, which translates to MKTGKNSRGYDEYYWEGQHLKLTDLKEEAKDLENQYLLKENIPLYPRPELHVTHLKHDTKQYGLRGIRWKNGFKSPHKGSLVWWSLAVTPDDITSAERRLLETTYPDRTQEQVQMQQSFLKKFATSPSFSELSRLGSYRFTFPLEEVLEAYSQQCCSGYQPVMRVYKTVLYQKEVMYVILVHSPANQEQFSDRPLLTDDPNSVCSYKDGRFIWRPEAMCETHSYELVQRPDENQMEAGMVSSRHEYYVWDHVAVALHVGRQVLKFDPARLRRNLKYCEKAKPAIAKPWEFQDFQQAEELVRELWPDDSSPLERAEPLN; encoded by the exons ATGAAGACAGGGAAAAACAGCAGAGGATATGATGAATATTATTGGGAAGGTCAGCACTTGAAGCTGACAGATTTGAAAGAGGAAGCAAAGGATTTGGAGAACCAATATCTCCTCAAAGAAAACATCCCATTATACCCCCGACCAGAGCTCCATGTGACTCATCTGAAACACGACACAAAGCAATATGGGTTACGTGGCATCAGATGGAAAAATGGCTTCAAGAGCCCACATAAAGGCTCTCTGGTGTGGTGGAGTCTGGCTGTGAcgcctgatgacatcacatcagctgaGAGGAGGCTCCTGGAGACGACCTACCCCGACCGGACGCAGGAGCAGGTCCAGATGCAGCAGAGCTTCCTGAAGAAGTTTGCCACCTCCCCGTCCTTCTCCGAGCTCTCCAGGCTGGGCTCGTACCGCTTCACCTTCCccctggaggaggtgctggaggcCTACAGCCAGCAG TGTTGCTCCGGTTATCAGCCGGTCATGCGGGTGTACAAGACCGTCCTGTACCAAAAGGAAGTGATGTACGTTATACTGGTCCACagcccagccaatcaggagcagTTCTCAGACCGTCCTCTGCTGACTGACGACCcaaactctgtctgctcctaCAAAGATGGCCGCTTCATCTGGCGGCCTGAGGCCATGTGTGAGACACACAG ctATGAGTTGGTCCAGAGACCTGATGAAAACCAGATGGAAGCAGGGATGGTGTCCTCTCGCCATGAGTATTATGTTTGGGATCATGTTGCTGTCGCCCTGCATGTGGGCAGACAG GTGCTGAAGTTTGATCCTGCCCGACTGAGACGGAACCTCAAGTACTGCGAAAAAGCAAAACCTGCAATTGCGAAGCCTTGGGAATTTCAGGACTTCCAACAAGCTGAAGAGTTAGTCAGGGAACTGTGGCCTGATGACTCGTCACCACTGGAGAGAGCTGAGCCGCTAAATTAA